A part of Desulfofundulus salinus genomic DNA contains:
- a CDS encoding thiamine pyrophosphate-dependent enzyme → MRHPLLKYIRENELPFIFCPGCGSGIILRCTLEAMLESNHNLDEFVLLSGSGCNGWIAPPFNVDVFHTNHGRPIAYATGVKIGRPDLKVIVFTGDGDSAAIGGNHLIHAARRNIDMLVICINNSNYGMTGGQLSPTTPFKAYTMTSPYGNPEPPFDLCKLVEACGASFVARWTTAHPVQLKKSIAKGLSKKGFAFIDVISQCPTQFGRRLGYKNASEMVRWFKKASKTYNGPEGLQSFNGDQIPVGEFIDRELPEFTEVLRSIAEEARQSGGAN, encoded by the coding sequence ATGAGACACCCATTATTAAAGTATATAAGAGAAAATGAGTTGCCATTTATATTCTGTCCGGGATGCGGTAGCGGTATCATACTTCGCTGTACTTTAGAAGCAATGTTGGAAAGCAATCATAACTTAGATGAATTTGTCCTGCTTTCCGGCAGCGGTTGCAATGGCTGGATTGCGCCGCCCTTTAACGTTGACGTCTTTCATACAAATCACGGGCGGCCCATTGCCTATGCCACAGGTGTAAAAATCGGTCGTCCTGATTTAAAGGTAATTGTATTTACAGGAGACGGGGACAGCGCGGCAATTGGGGGCAATCATTTGATCCATGCCGCAAGGCGGAACATTGATATGCTGGTCATTTGTATAAACAACAGCAACTATGGCATGACGGGTGGACAGTTATCTCCAACAACCCCGTTCAAGGCCTACACCATGACCAGCCCGTATGGGAATCCCGAACCGCCCTTTGACCTGTGCAAGTTAGTGGAAGCGTGTGGAGCCAGTTTTGTAGCCCGATGGACCACAGCCCACCCGGTGCAACTGAAAAAATCCATAGCTAAGGGCTTATCGAAAAAAGGGTTTGCTTTTATAGATGTGATCAGTCAGTGTCCCACGCAATTTGGCCGTCGCCTTGGTTATAAGAATGCATCAGAGATGGTGCGGTGGTTTAAAAAAGCGTCAAAAACATACAACGGACCAGAGGGCCTGCAAAGTTTTAATGGGGATCAAATTCCAGTCGGTGAATTTATTGACAGGGAATTACCTGAATTTACCGAGGTACTTCGATCAATTGCAGAAGAAGCCAGGCAATCGGGAGGTGCCAATTAG
- a CDS encoding 2-oxoacid:acceptor oxidoreductase subunit alpha, with protein MKGKVEFIQGNIACAKGALAAGCRFFAGYPITPSTEIAEFMSRELPKVGGYYVQMEDEIGSMASLIGASYTGLKVMTATSGPGFTLMQENLGNAVMEEAPCVIVNVQRGGPAIGQATKSSQSDIMQSRWGSHGDYEIIALAPYSGQEMFDLTIRAFNLAEKYRVPVIVLSDEILGHAREKVIIRDQEEIKIINRKKPLLPPGEYKTFQPDDDMIPPMASLGEGYRILVEPQTHDETGRRAAHIPEAHDKLIRRLCAKINNNVEDIAEIDARFMEDAEAAIVSYGSAARSSLGAVKQARNQGIKLGYIRLKTIWPFHEAYIRNLARNLKALFVVENNLGQMYLEVQRACRDLVDDIISITKIGGEMHSIDEILRPVKEVIS; from the coding sequence ATGAAGGGGAAAGTAGAGTTCATCCAAGGAAATATAGCGTGCGCCAAAGGAGCGCTGGCCGCAGGTTGCAGGTTTTTTGCCGGGTATCCCATTACCCCTTCAACTGAAATTGCAGAATTTATGTCAAGGGAATTACCTAAAGTTGGCGGCTATTATGTTCAGATGGAAGATGAGATTGGCTCAATGGCCTCGCTGATAGGTGCTTCTTATACCGGGCTAAAAGTAATGACGGCAACTTCTGGCCCCGGCTTTACATTGATGCAGGAAAACCTGGGAAATGCTGTTATGGAAGAGGCGCCTTGTGTTATAGTTAATGTTCAAAGGGGAGGACCGGCTATCGGTCAGGCCACTAAATCTTCGCAAAGTGATATCATGCAGAGCCGCTGGGGCAGCCACGGCGATTATGAAATCATTGCTTTGGCTCCTTATTCAGGACAGGAAATGTTTGATTTAACTATTCGGGCGTTTAATTTGGCGGAAAAATATCGTGTGCCCGTAATTGTTTTATCGGATGAAATCCTGGGACATGCTCGAGAAAAAGTCATAATTCGGGATCAAGAAGAAATTAAAATAATCAATCGCAAAAAGCCGCTTCTACCGCCGGGAGAATATAAAACTTTTCAGCCGGATGATGATATGATTCCTCCAATGGCCTCATTGGGTGAAGGCTACCGCATACTGGTTGAACCACAAACGCATGATGAAACAGGACGAAGGGCCGCACACATTCCTGAAGCACACGACAAATTAATACGCAGGTTGTGCGCTAAAATAAATAATAATGTTGAAGATATTGCGGAAATCGATGCGAGATTTATGGAAGATGCAGAGGCTGCTATTGTTTCTTATGGTTCCGCAGCGCGTTCTTCACTGGGAGCAGTTAAACAAGCGAGAAATCAGGGTATAAAACTCGGTTATATTAGACTAAAAACAATTTGGCCATTTCATGAAGCCTATATAAGAAATCTAGCCCGTAATTTAAAGGCATTGTTCGTTGTTGAGAATAATTTGGGGCAAATGTACCTGGAAGTACAGCGGGCATGCCGGGACCTTGTGGACGATATTATTTCAATAACGAAAATTGGCGGAGAAATGCACAGCATTGATGAGATTTTAAGACCTGTAAAAGAGGTGATTTCATGA
- a CDS encoding 4Fe-4S dicluster domain-containing protein: protein MRGGFQKLNRKNGKIYVDASLCKGCSLCIDFCPKEALKPSTTMNKKGVFPPVVDDEKCILCGTCTLFCPDFAIFIAEDSTLESRGA, encoded by the coding sequence TTGCGAGGGGGTTTTCAAAAATTGAACAGAAAAAATGGCAAAATTTACGTCGACGCTTCCCTTTGTAAAGGATGTAGCCTTTGCATTGACTTTTGCCCTAAGGAAGCCCTTAAACCAAGCACTACTATGAACAAAAAAGGAGTTTTTCCTCCCGTAGTTGACGATGAAAAATGCATCCTCTGCGGTACATGCACGTTATTCTGTCCCGATTTTGCCATCTTTATAGCTGAAGATTCTACTTTAGAATCCAGGGGGGCATGA